The Haloarcula sp. H-GB4 genome contains a region encoding:
- a CDS encoding ABC transporter ATP-binding protein, whose protein sequence is MSKNVQSARSDQTQNGQQEQILKVENLRKTFGGITAVADVSFHVEKGSITGLIGPNGAGKSTTFDLITGVQRPDGGAVEFNDTEITGYRSDQVANQGLVRTFQIARELSEMTVLENLMLAPQNQAGEALWRTVLPRARTQVVEQEKELREQAWEMLELFEIEHVAHESAGNLSGGQRKLLEMARVLMTDPEMVLLDEPLAGVNPTLEEKLIDRLHTLKEQGYTFLFVEHDMDVIMNNCDTVIVMHQGSVLTEGQPDAVKNNEKVLDAYLGEEVKI, encoded by the coding sequence ATGAGTAAGAACGTACAATCAGCACGGAGCGACCAGACCCAGAACGGACAGCAAGAGCAGATACTCAAAGTGGAGAATCTACGAAAGACGTTTGGTGGTATTACCGCTGTCGCTGATGTCTCTTTCCACGTCGAAAAGGGGTCGATAACCGGTCTGATTGGTCCAAACGGTGCTGGCAAGTCGACGACGTTCGACCTGATTACCGGTGTGCAACGTCCAGACGGGGGCGCAGTCGAATTCAACGATACGGAGATAACGGGATATCGGTCAGATCAGGTCGCAAATCAGGGACTCGTCCGGACCTTCCAGATAGCACGAGAGCTCTCAGAGATGACCGTGCTCGAAAACCTCATGCTAGCACCACAGAACCAGGCCGGCGAAGCACTCTGGCGAACGGTCCTCCCGCGAGCCAGAACACAGGTCGTCGAACAGGAAAAAGAACTCCGAGAACAGGCCTGGGAGATGCTCGAACTGTTTGAGATTGAGCACGTTGCGCACGAATCCGCCGGCAATCTCTCGGGGGGCCAACGGAAACTGCTGGAGATGGCGCGTGTGCTCATGACCGACCCCGAGATGGTACTGCTGGACGAACCACTTGCGGGAGTCAATCCGACGCTCGAGGAGAAACTCATCGACCGGTTACATACGCTCAAAGAGCAGGGCTACACCTTCCTCTTCGTCGAACACGACATGGACGTTATCATGAACAACTGCGATACGGTCATCGTGATGCATCAGGGGAGTGTGCTCACAGAGGGGCAACCGGACGCAGTGAAAAATAACGAGAAAGTGCTTGACGCATATCTTGGGGAAGAGGTGAAAATATGA
- a CDS encoding branched-chain amino acid ABC transporter permease, which translates to MSTGSIQARAEGWLGNNDVRLLIALALAIGGLYALFSIVLGFQLNGTVNTLRRVAFLSVIYAMLALALNLQWGYAGLFNLGAAGFMAIGVYTMGILAAPVTASPPGFGLPLPVAIVGAILVTGVIGGLAALPAIRLRADYLAIVTVAFSEIVRLTLRAPEFANTRVAGVAFGTGGATGLSLPSNPIRILFYTDPAATAPAPNALGAAIFSAVEPLGIEETLVIGWAYVVMLCLCLGLLYWLMVRIGKSPFGRVLKSIREDQQVTQALGKDTRLFKIKTFALGCALMGLIAILWRLSGGYASPRMFKPIQTFYIFIALFIGGTGSPTGSIVGGALFASLLFEGPSFIRRVVAEYLQLSNAPDTLVGALAELGTLDVTPLLAYSVQDVSISALRLMLLGIVLVYLMQRHPDGLLGHRKAIASSVDLSQQATREDDNE; encoded by the coding sequence ATGAGTACCGGCTCTATCCAGGCGCGGGCTGAGGGCTGGCTTGGCAACAACGACGTGCGCTTGCTTATCGCCCTGGCACTCGCGATTGGGGGCTTGTACGCGCTTTTCAGTATCGTCCTTGGGTTCCAGCTGAATGGCACAGTCAACACGCTTCGTCGTGTCGCGTTCCTCTCGGTAATTTATGCCATGTTAGCGCTCGCACTAAACCTTCAGTGGGGGTACGCAGGTCTGTTCAATCTCGGTGCGGCCGGGTTCATGGCCATCGGTGTGTACACGATGGGGATACTGGCTGCTCCAGTGACGGCCAGTCCGCCCGGTTTCGGGCTGCCACTTCCGGTCGCGATTGTGGGTGCTATTCTCGTGACTGGGGTCATCGGCGGCCTCGCTGCGTTGCCTGCGATCCGACTTCGTGCGGATTATCTTGCGATCGTTACTGTTGCATTCTCGGAAATCGTTCGCCTCACACTTCGTGCACCGGAGTTCGCGAATACTCGCGTTGCTGGCGTTGCATTTGGGACGGGCGGTGCGACGGGGCTGTCGCTGCCATCGAATCCGATCCGGATTCTATTTTACACAGACCCGGCCGCAACAGCCCCAGCACCCAATGCTCTGGGTGCGGCGATATTCAGCGCTGTGGAACCGCTGGGGATTGAGGAGACGCTGGTCATCGGCTGGGCGTACGTAGTTATGTTATGCCTCTGCCTCGGCCTCCTGTACTGGCTGATGGTCCGCATCGGGAAGTCACCCTTCGGACGGGTCCTCAAGAGTATTCGCGAGGACCAGCAGGTCACACAGGCGCTGGGGAAAGATACGCGCCTGTTCAAGATCAAGACGTTCGCGCTTGGCTGTGCGCTTATGGGCCTGATTGCCATTCTCTGGCGTCTTTCCGGAGGCTATGCATCGCCACGGATGTTCAAGCCGATACAGACGTTCTACATCTTCATTGCGCTGTTTATCGGCGGGACCGGCTCGCCCACAGGGAGTATTGTTGGCGGTGCCCTATTCGCGAGTCTGCTCTTCGAAGGCCCCTCGTTCATCCGCCGGGTCGTGGCAGAGTACCTCCAACTCAGCAACGCTCCCGATACGCTTGTCGGTGCGCTTGCCGAGCTGGGGACTCTTGATGTCACGCCGCTGCTGGCGTACTCCGTGCAGGACGTGAGTATTTCGGCTCTCAGATTGATGTTGTTAGGCATCGTTCTGGTGTACCTCATGCAACGGCACCCGGATGGGCTGCTTGGCCATCGAAAAGCAATCGCATCGAGCGTTGATCTCTCACAACAGGCGACTCGCGAGGACGACAATGAGTAA
- a CDS encoding branched-chain amino acid ABC transporter permease, with the protein MAARDYYSRGQNLVYNRPVLVILAVIGVFFVFDVLRQLGTGTVAVTDLLSYLWNGLVLGMSLGLAGVGLSMTYSILNFANFAHGDLITSGAFAGWATAFLIAGLGEFSVESLILIGGPIAVGSNELGINVVNTPLALLAGLLVAAVLTAALSLLLDRIVFKPMRSADGVTLMIASVGVALFLRNFLTYSFLTDSRGLTGGNVPQITVAGVTFGGHQITLVVVAALLMLGTHILLQYTKIGMAMRAMAANKDLAKVTGIPTERVVKLTWIIGGGLTGCAGFLIALQQGTLTVTMGWDLLLLVFAAVILGGVGSIYGAMVGGVILGIASRLALVWIPASFLLVAAFVIMIVMLLVRPSGLFSGRMTA; encoded by the coding sequence ATGGCGGCACGAGACTACTACAGCCGTGGACAGAATCTGGTATACAACCGTCCAGTACTTGTTATATTGGCAGTTATCGGCGTGTTTTTTGTATTCGATGTCCTTCGACAGTTAGGCACTGGAACAGTTGCCGTCACAGATCTTCTGAGTTATCTCTGGAACGGACTGGTGCTTGGAATGTCACTTGGACTGGCCGGTGTCGGTCTCTCGATGACATACAGTATCCTCAATTTCGCGAACTTTGCCCACGGTGATCTGATTACGAGCGGTGCGTTCGCCGGCTGGGCGACGGCGTTTCTGATTGCCGGGCTGGGAGAGTTCTCTGTCGAATCGCTCATTCTTATCGGCGGACCAATCGCAGTCGGTTCGAATGAGCTTGGCATCAATGTCGTCAATACTCCACTGGCGCTTCTGGCTGGCTTACTCGTCGCTGCGGTCCTGACAGCCGCTCTTTCCCTTTTGCTGGATCGAATCGTGTTCAAACCGATGCGCAGTGCCGATGGTGTGACGCTGATGATTGCCAGTGTCGGCGTCGCGCTGTTCCTTCGTAATTTCCTCACCTATTCCTTCCTGACCGACAGTCGCGGGCTGACAGGCGGCAACGTCCCCCAGATTACCGTTGCGGGCGTCACGTTCGGCGGACACCAGATTACGCTGGTTGTCGTCGCCGCACTCCTAATGCTCGGAACGCACATTCTACTCCAGTACACAAAGATCGGCATGGCGATGCGTGCAATGGCCGCGAACAAGGACCTCGCAAAGGTCACCGGCATCCCAACGGAGCGCGTTGTCAAGCTCACGTGGATTATCGGCGGCGGGCTTACCGGGTGTGCAGGCTTTCTTATCGCATTACAGCAGGGGACGCTCACAGTGACAATGGGGTGGGACCTGCTGTTACTGGTGTTCGCAGCGGTCATCCTCGGCGGTGTCGGTTCGATCTACGGCGCCATGGTCGGCGGCGTCATTCTCGGTATCGCGAGCCGACTTGCGCTTGTCTGGATTCCAGCCAGCTTCCTTCTGGTTGCGGCATTCGTTATCATGATCGTCATGCTGCTCGTGCGTCCGTCGGGGCTGTTCAGTGGGAGGATGACGGCATGA
- a CDS encoding pyridoxal phosphate-dependent aminotransferase has product MSQYAARVEEMDISGIREVFEAAGEDAINLGLGQPDFPTPEHAREAAMSAIQDGMGDSYTSNKGIPELREAISDRYATDNGQDIPPENIIATAGASEAIHVAIEAHVQPGDEVLCPDPGFLAYEQLVLLAGGEPKRVELRDDLTLDPAAVENAITDNTSLFIVNSPANPTGAVQSKRDMAEFARIADEHEVICLSDEVYEKIVFDGEHHSPAEFATSDRVIQASACSKTYSMTGWRLGWVAASSERIERMLRVHQYVQACASAPSQYAAEAALTGPQEPVREMVSAFEERRDVLLDGLEDIGLDTPVPKGAFYAMPHVPDGWTQKMLDNDVIVVPGEAFGPGGKGQARISYATSTAELKEALEVMRTVTNSL; this is encoded by the coding sequence ATGTCTCAGTACGCAGCACGCGTCGAAGAGATGGATATCAGTGGCATCCGAGAAGTCTTCGAGGCAGCAGGCGAAGACGCAATAAATCTGGGTCTCGGTCAGCCTGACTTCCCAACTCCAGAACACGCCCGGGAGGCCGCGATGAGTGCGATTCAGGATGGGATGGGTGATTCATATACGTCCAACAAGGGGATTCCAGAACTCAGAGAAGCCATCAGTGACCGCTATGCTACCGACAATGGACAGGACATCCCGCCCGAAAACATCATTGCCACCGCCGGCGCAAGCGAGGCGATTCACGTCGCAATCGAAGCCCACGTCCAGCCAGGCGACGAAGTGCTCTGCCCTGACCCCGGGTTTCTGGCCTATGAACAACTGGTGCTACTCGCCGGCGGCGAGCCAAAGCGGGTCGAACTCAGAGATGACCTGACCCTCGATCCCGCTGCTGTCGAGAATGCCATTACGGACAACACGTCACTGTTTATCGTTAACAGTCCTGCGAACCCCACCGGTGCAGTGCAATCGAAACGAGATATGGCAGAGTTCGCGCGAATTGCGGATGAACACGAAGTCATTTGCCTCTCCGATGAGGTCTACGAGAAGATCGTCTTCGATGGGGAACACCATTCGCCGGCGGAATTCGCTACCTCTGACCGGGTGATCCAGGCCAGCGCGTGCTCGAAAACGTACTCGATGACAGGCTGGCGGCTCGGGTGGGTGGCGGCCAGTTCGGAGCGAATCGAACGGATGCTCCGGGTGCACCAGTACGTGCAGGCGTGTGCCAGTGCCCCATCACAGTACGCTGCCGAAGCGGCGCTCACCGGTCCACAGGAACCGGTGAGAGAGATGGTGTCGGCCTTCGAGGAGCGCCGAGACGTCCTTCTCGATGGGTTAGAGGACATCGGCCTCGACACGCCAGTGCCGAAGGGCGCGTTCTACGCGATGCCCCACGTCCCGGACGGATGGACTCAGAAGATGCTGGACAACGATGTTATTGTGGTCCCCGGCGAAGCGTTTGGGCCGGGTGGCAAGGGGCAGGCGCGCATTTCGTATGCTACGAGTACAGCTGAACTGAAAGAGGCGCTGGAAGTTATGCGAACAGTCACGAACTCTCTGTAG
- a CDS encoding ABC transporter substrate-binding protein: protein MKSIGAAGAVGLAGCSTDGGSSGNTISMGILMGVTGGLSEVGPAIRDAAELAVKEVRDAENGFSVDTQFENTETKPSRGVSGAEALVNGGYPMICGGLASSVTLQVAENVGIPNQTVMCSPSATSPDVSSLEDNDFVYRTPPTDKLQGSLLAQIAAERLEKESAAILFLNNAYGNGLSNGFTKTFEGEYSGEVLNQVSYSAGRSSYTSQLQNALDGDPETLVIIGYPESGNKIFRNFYENFDRADMDILVPDGLRADDLPGNVGHDMTNVRGTNPSSAGPGIEYFKSAYQDEYGSAPGPFNQQSFDAAAVLMLARAAAGEDDGTAIRDQMRAVTDPGGEAVGPENLGEGVSLAADGNEINYQGVSGPVEFDDNGDLASAVYNYFRYTENGTENIEQVEV from the coding sequence ATGAAGAGCATTGGTGCCGCAGGCGCTGTCGGACTTGCCGGCTGTTCGACAGACGGTGGTAGTAGTGGCAACACCATCAGCATGGGCATCCTAATGGGGGTAACGGGTGGTTTGTCCGAAGTTGGCCCCGCAATTCGGGATGCAGCAGAACTAGCTGTAAAGGAGGTTCGGGACGCGGAAAACGGGTTCTCAGTCGATACGCAGTTTGAGAATACTGAGACCAAGCCGAGTCGGGGCGTGAGTGGCGCAGAAGCACTCGTGAATGGTGGCTATCCGATGATTTGCGGCGGATTAGCGTCATCAGTGACACTGCAGGTCGCAGAGAACGTCGGAATTCCGAATCAGACGGTGATGTGCTCACCATCGGCGACGTCACCTGATGTCTCCTCACTGGAAGATAACGACTTCGTATACCGGACGCCGCCAACGGACAAGCTGCAGGGATCACTGCTGGCACAGATCGCGGCCGAGCGGCTTGAGAAAGAGAGCGCAGCTATCCTCTTCCTCAATAACGCGTACGGAAACGGCCTGTCAAACGGCTTCACGAAGACGTTTGAGGGAGAATACAGTGGTGAAGTCCTGAATCAGGTCTCGTACTCGGCGGGTCGTTCCTCATACACGTCACAGTTGCAAAACGCCCTTGACGGTGACCCGGAGACGCTCGTGATTATCGGCTACCCTGAGAGCGGGAACAAAATCTTCCGGAACTTCTACGAGAACTTCGACAGAGCGGACATGGATATACTGGTCCCAGACGGACTCAGGGCCGATGACTTGCCAGGGAACGTGGGCCACGACATGACAAACGTCCGCGGGACCAATCCATCCTCAGCCGGACCGGGAATCGAGTACTTCAAATCTGCGTACCAAGACGAGTATGGCTCTGCACCGGGGCCGTTCAATCAGCAGTCGTTCGATGCTGCGGCAGTCCTCATGCTGGCACGCGCGGCAGCCGGTGAAGATGACGGGACTGCAATCCGCGATCAGATGCGGGCGGTCACAGACCCTGGCGGTGAGGCAGTTGGACCTGAAAACCTGGGAGAAGGCGTTTCGCTGGCGGCTGACGGGAACGAAATCAATTATCAAGGCGTTTCGGGCCCAGTTGAGTTTGACGACAATGGGGATCTGGCGAGTGCCGTGTACAATTACTTCAGGTATACAGAGAACGGCACGGAGAATATCGAGCAGGTGGAAGTGTAA
- a CDS encoding thiamine pyrophosphate-binding protein yields MTETGKRLVEELDEQGVEYVFGYPGGRAIEILDHVPDADVEMVRPRDEREASVMAEMHGRLTGNPGVLAGQGPWIGSLGAIGQMEGKLASSPMVVITEASERGDYSTLAPYQQARGDYGGLDLPSALDAYTKENWFPRSPTETVRSLQLAFKHATAGRPGPTALILDGDAVTEEMPEDPIPPVWDGHDQVQNWEARPAQEDVQAAITALSEADRPVIISGNGVHAADAYDQLETVAEATDAVVTTSYLGKSTFPETHELAAGVIGSFGHEGANQVVSEADVLLVVGCRMNPMDTNWQSPEFIRPDEQTIIHADIDTRNAGWVYPADVALIGDAAHSLDDLATNLPESAGNDWARDRAAAAQESFYAPVCESDASPIKPQRAVKEIEAVVDSETIVTADSGNNRFWLLNYLQTPDTGTYYGSGGVGAMGWATPAAVSAAITTEKDIIAVAGDGGFTMTMTSVETAVENGVAPTFVVLNDTSLGMVRQMQHEEGDIAGVEFHDTDFVKAAEAFGAEATRAVTPAELATALEEGTSADVPFVIDVRIDRDEEMVESLQSSFYKEVGGLHE; encoded by the coding sequence ATGACTGAAACAGGAAAGCGCCTTGTCGAAGAACTGGACGAGCAAGGCGTCGAGTACGTCTTCGGATATCCCGGTGGTCGTGCCATCGAGATCCTTGATCACGTCCCGGATGCAGACGTTGAGATGGTCCGACCACGCGATGAACGTGAAGCCAGCGTCATGGCCGAGATGCACGGACGACTCACCGGCAATCCCGGGGTCCTCGCAGGACAGGGGCCCTGGATCGGGAGCCTCGGTGCAATCGGCCAGATGGAAGGAAAGCTCGCTTCCTCTCCGATGGTCGTTATTACCGAGGCGAGCGAGCGTGGCGACTATTCAACGCTCGCGCCGTACCAGCAGGCTCGCGGTGACTACGGGGGGTTAGACCTTCCATCAGCGCTCGATGCCTACACCAAGGAAAACTGGTTCCCGCGCTCACCAACGGAGACGGTACGGAGCCTCCAGCTCGCGTTCAAACACGCGACGGCCGGCCGGCCCGGGCCAACGGCACTAATCCTCGACGGCGACGCCGTCACCGAGGAGATGCCCGAAGACCCGATTCCGCCGGTCTGGGACGGCCATGATCAGGTGCAAAACTGGGAAGCGCGACCAGCCCAAGAGGATGTTCAGGCAGCGATTACAGCGCTAAGCGAGGCTGACCGACCGGTTATCATTTCCGGCAACGGCGTTCACGCCGCTGACGCCTACGACCAGCTTGAGACTGTCGCGGAGGCGACTGATGCCGTCGTCACAACCTCCTATCTGGGCAAGTCGACGTTCCCCGAAACCCACGAGCTGGCTGCGGGTGTTATCGGCTCCTTCGGTCACGAAGGCGCAAATCAGGTTGTCAGTGAAGCGGACGTCCTTCTCGTCGTAGGCTGTCGCATGAACCCGATGGACACGAACTGGCAGTCCCCGGAGTTCATCCGACCCGACGAGCAGACCATCATCCACGCAGATATCGACACACGCAACGCCGGCTGGGTCTACCCCGCAGATGTCGCACTCATCGGTGATGCGGCACACAGTCTCGACGACCTGGCGACGAACCTCCCCGAAAGCGCTGGAAACGACTGGGCACGTGACCGTGCGGCCGCAGCACAGGAGTCATTCTATGCACCCGTATGCGAGTCGGATGCGTCGCCGATCAAGCCACAGCGTGCAGTCAAAGAAATCGAGGCTGTCGTTGATTCGGAGACCATTGTGACCGCCGACTCCGGTAACAACCGGTTCTGGTTGCTCAATTACCTTCAGACACCGGACACCGGGACCTACTACGGGAGTGGTGGCGTCGGCGCGATGGGGTGGGCAACACCGGCCGCGGTGTCAGCTGCTATCACGACGGAGAAAGATATCATCGCCGTCGCCGGCGATGGTGGTTTCACGATGACGATGACCAGTGTCGAGACAGCCGTCGAGAACGGCGTCGCGCCCACGTTCGTCGTCCTCAACGACACCAGCCTGGGGATGGTTCGTCAGATGCAACACGAGGAGGGCGATATCGCTGGCGTCGAGTTCCACGACACCGACTTCGTGAAGGCAGCCGAGGCGTTCGGCGCTGAAGCGACGCGGGCAGTAACGCCTGCGGAACTTGCGACTGCACTCGAAGAGGGGACCAGCGCCGATGTCCCCTTCGTTATCGACGTTCGCATCGACCGTGACGAAGAGATGGTCGAGTCCCTCCAGTCGTCGTTCTACAAAGAAGTCGGCGGGCTGCACGAATGA
- a CDS encoding NAD(P)-dependent oxidoreductase, producing the protein MTDTTVLVTGGTGFLGSYVVEDLIEHGHNVVAYDLSTDDHILSKLGVADDVTIRRGDVSEATDVIRAVKETGTTHIVHLAALLTNTARDNPRAGLDVNIKGTNNVFEAARTLDDQIERVTWASSAAVYAPPHNYAAEYVDEDELVYPDTLYGATKEYNEHQARVYHGDYDVDHVGLRPTVAYGPYRETGGSAFLANIIEKPALGEPFSVEYGDQVIDWQHARDIAQAFRKATFVDEDDLSQRIYNVRGVLATIREAANAVREIVPDADLEVSDEGELPWTQNLDMTAAQEDLGYEVEYDLESGFRSYINTLREENGLESL; encoded by the coding sequence ATGACAGATACGACAGTACTCGTCACTGGCGGAACCGGCTTCCTCGGCTCGTATGTCGTCGAGGATCTCATCGAACACGGGCACAACGTCGTCGCCTACGACCTCTCGACGGACGACCATATCCTCTCGAAGTTGGGTGTCGCCGACGATGTGACCATCCGGCGCGGTGATGTCTCCGAGGCGACGGATGTGATTCGTGCTGTCAAGGAGACGGGGACGACCCATATCGTTCACCTTGCGGCACTGCTGACGAACACAGCTCGGGACAACCCGCGGGCTGGCCTCGATGTCAATATCAAGGGGACAAACAACGTCTTCGAGGCCGCACGCACTCTCGACGACCAGATCGAGCGTGTCACCTGGGCTTCCAGCGCGGCGGTGTACGCGCCGCCACACAACTACGCCGCCGAGTATGTCGACGAGGACGAACTGGTCTATCCTGATACACTCTACGGCGCGACCAAGGAATACAACGAACATCAGGCACGTGTCTATCACGGGGATTACGATGTCGACCACGTTGGACTTCGCCCGACTGTGGCGTACGGCCCCTACCGCGAAACCGGTGGGTCGGCGTTCCTCGCAAACATCATCGAGAAGCCGGCACTCGGCGAACCGTTCAGCGTCGAGTACGGCGATCAGGTGATCGACTGGCAACACGCCCGTGATATCGCACAGGCGTTCCGGAAAGCAACGTTTGTCGACGAGGACGACCTCAGCCAGCGCATCTACAACGTCCGCGGCGTCCTCGCGACGATCCGCGAAGCCGCCAACGCTGTCCGAGAAATCGTCCCGGATGCCGATCTTGAGGTCTCTGATGAGGGCGAACTCCCCTGGACCCAGAACCTCGATATGACCGCCGCGCAGGAAGACCTCGGCTACGAGGTCGAGTACGACCTCGAATCCGGGTTCCGGTCCTACATCAACACGCTCCGGGAAGAGAACGGGCTCGAATCGCTCTGA
- a CDS encoding M24 family peptidase, with protein sequence MYERDFMEGTRGTMAVDWEERIDVKRMRRERKERALDRLQDSELGSMLLINDPNVRYVTGLAMTGGSGADHYTLLTEDGDVVHWDTADHASNQRFNCPWLDDIRYACPGLGNVPRASGSASARDWLKDKMAETVYTAMEEYGVDREPMGIDVGNGTLIEKFEDRGVDVDTSAATDIMLDARKTKTRDEIECLRQVAAICEAGFQKITESAKPGKRESEVWGDAVGELWGHGAMAQGGYVTSGPNTWPKHQANTTDRMIRPNDLVYADFYNIGYLGYRSCYYRTFSMGEPTQAQKDAYEKARDDLYDVLERIEPGATTDEICKGFPDREGEHMDWYDADEFWQMTTNHWAHGLGLQLYETPLIWRGLSPDHPIEIEEGMTMAVETMQPAERQGVRVEEMVVVRENGVEILSEWPVSEITRIDY encoded by the coding sequence ATGTACGAGCGCGACTTCATGGAAGGAACGCGTGGCACCATGGCCGTCGACTGGGAAGAACGGATCGACGTCAAGCGGATGCGACGCGAGCGCAAAGAGCGAGCCCTCGACAGACTACAGGACTCGGAACTTGGGTCGATGCTGCTCATCAACGACCCGAATGTCCGGTATGTCACTGGGCTGGCGATGACTGGCGGGAGCGGGGCAGATCACTACACGCTCCTGACCGAAGACGGCGATGTCGTCCACTGGGACACTGCGGACCACGCATCGAACCAGCGGTTCAACTGTCCCTGGCTCGATGACATTCGGTATGCCTGTCCGGGACTCGGCAACGTTCCCCGGGCGTCAGGCAGCGCTTCCGCGCGCGACTGGCTCAAAGACAAGATGGCTGAGACGGTGTATACGGCCATGGAAGAGTACGGTGTCGACCGGGAGCCAATGGGCATCGACGTGGGGAACGGGACGCTTATCGAGAAGTTCGAAGACCGCGGCGTCGATGTCGACACCAGTGCGGCGACTGATATTATGCTCGACGCGCGGAAGACCAAAACCCGCGACGAGATAGAGTGTCTGCGACAGGTCGCTGCCATCTGTGAGGCAGGCTTTCAGAAGATTACGGAGAGTGCCAAGCCAGGCAAGCGCGAATCAGAAGTCTGGGGCGATGCGGTCGGCGAACTCTGGGGGCACGGCGCAATGGCCCAAGGCGGCTACGTTACCTCCGGCCCGAACACCTGGCCGAAACATCAGGCAAACACGACCGACCGGATGATTCGACCGAATGACCTCGTGTACGCTGATTTCTACAACATCGGCTATCTGGGCTACCGCTCCTGTTACTACCGGACGTTCAGCATGGGCGAACCGACGCAGGCACAGAAAGATGCCTACGAAAAAGCCCGTGACGACCTGTATGACGTCCTCGAACGGATCGAGCCGGGGGCCACGACCGACGAGATATGCAAGGGCTTCCCCGACAGAGAGGGTGAGCATATGGACTGGTACGACGCCGACGAGTTCTGGCAGATGACAACCAACCACTGGGCGCATGGGCTGGGGCTGCAGCTCTACGAAACGCCGCTCATCTGGCGCGGACTCTCACCGGACCACCCGATCGAAATCGAGGAGGGCATGACGATGGCTGTCGAGACGATGCAACCCGCGGAGCGGCAGGGCGTCCGCGTCGAAGAGATGGTTGTCGTCCGCGAAAACGGCGTCGAGATACTCAGTGAGTGGCCTGTTTCGGAGATCACGCGGATCGACTACTAA
- a CDS encoding LLM class flavin-dependent oxidoreductase yields the protein MQLGTGLFTCQQRPDDDRETSEIYDEMLELGEVIDNAGLDSAWVSEHHFLDDDYLSGVTPALGALAAVTDDIEIGSCIALAPLYDSIRLAEDIATVDQISGGRTTLGMAIGSNVSEFDAFGIPDDERAERLADTVDTLRGAWSDGPLDYEPEFHDISSDITVTPKPAHDVPLMLGGASRPAVRRAARTADAWCAPSSLSVNGVRKRVEDIRNVRDDEDIEGDFQVYVLQHGFIGDSREDAWAQMRDGYLYIQRRYEEIFSGETIAELDEERKQELKEQAIFGTPDQVTEELETYREALGDDIHFIFRTYHPGTGTQEMAECIRRLGEEVRPKIS from the coding sequence ATGCAACTGGGAACAGGCCTGTTTACCTGTCAGCAGCGCCCGGACGATGACCGCGAAACCAGCGAGATTTACGACGAAATGCTCGAACTGGGAGAAGTTATCGACAACGCGGGTCTCGATAGCGCCTGGGTCTCAGAACATCACTTCCTTGACGACGACTATCTGTCGGGCGTCACACCGGCGCTTGGGGCGTTAGCTGCAGTCACCGACGACATTGAAATCGGGTCCTGTATCGCACTCGCGCCGCTGTATGATTCAATCCGGCTCGCCGAAGATATCGCAACCGTAGACCAGATCTCCGGTGGCCGAACAACGCTCGGGATGGCTATCGGGTCCAACGTCTCCGAGTTTGACGCCTTCGGAATTCCCGACGACGAACGGGCTGAACGGCTAGCCGATACGGTCGACACGCTTCGCGGTGCCTGGTCTGACGGGCCGCTCGACTACGAGCCGGAATTCCACGACATCTCGTCGGACATCACTGTGACACCGAAACCTGCACACGACGTTCCCCTCATGCTCGGTGGGGCGTCGCGGCCTGCCGTCCGGCGGGCCGCCCGGACCGCTGACGCATGGTGTGCCCCGTCGTCGCTGTCGGTCAATGGCGTCCGGAAGCGCGTCGAGGACATCCGAAACGTCCGTGACGACGAGGATATCGAGGGCGACTTTCAGGTGTATGTCCTCCAGCACGGGTTCATCGGTGACTCCCGCGAGGACGCATGGGCGCAGATGCGTGACGGCTACCTCTACATCCAGCGCCGGTACGAGGAGATATTCTCCGGCGAGACGATTGCAGAACTCGACGAGGAACGCAAGCAGGAACTCAAAGAACAGGCTATCTTCGGGACACCCGACCAGGTCACGGAGGAACTCGAAACGTACCGCGAGGCGCTGGGCGACGACATTCACTTCATCTTCCGGACGTACCACCCCGGAACCGGAACGCAGGAGATGGCCGAGTGTATCCGGCGGCTGGGTGAAGAGGTGCGGCCGAAGATCAGCTAA